The Vicia villosa cultivar HV-30 ecotype Madison, WI unplaced genomic scaffold, Vvil1.0 ctg.000041F_1_1_1, whole genome shotgun sequence nucleotide sequence ACAGAAGGATGTGTATAGCTAGGCCACTTGAACTTATACAGCAACAGCAGTGCAAGTTGTGTCCATATGCATCTGCTTCATTGCTTATCATAACTAAAAGGCGCAATAAATGAGTGCAGTACATATACCTCTCTGATTTAAATCAAATCAgaaaaatgaaaggaaaaaatACTGCATATCACTCAACAAACTACATGTCATGAAACACCTATGTCAGTTCAAAAAGAATTGATACTAGTTTATTCAGTGTGTTGCAGGGAAAGATAGTAAGTTGTTCTTCAAGTCATTTCTGGTTGAGGTCAAAGCATAAAACTACCTTAGTCCTAAAAATCACATAGATGGGTCAAAATAGCTTCTGGTAGTACAAGGTACATGTAGATGCAATTTTCAGACACAATACTCACACCCTTCAGGAAGGCCCTTAATGATAAATCATGCAACAGCCATTTCTAAGTTATCTATTACTGAGAGAAGTGTTTACAATTACAATGAACTACACTATAAAATTTTGTATTATTGGTATTATATGCATAACTGAAAAACAAACCATCTTGATCGTAACTATAGGTTTTTCTTGAGACTGGATGTGGAAAAGGACGATCTGGATTTTTGATTGGGCTTTCCTGTTTTGTTGCCATCTGGATTGGAACTTCTAATAATGAAAAGAAAAGTCTCAACAAGCATGGCACCCACCAACCCAAGAATTCCTCCAGCAGCATTCTGAAAACATAGATAAGAAAAAGATGAGAATTCAATGTAAAGAGGGGATGCGTAGCAATCTATATGGTATGCTATAATTTGGACTATTCGGTGGTCTCGTAAGTAGAAGGCGTTCAACTTAGTTTCTTAGGATGTGGATAAATTAAAAGCTTGGATTGGAGTTGGCTTACTGAGAGACTATCTGGTTTTAGATACTGTGTTTCATCTCCGTTGACTAATAGTCTAATACTGCTGCTTGTTTAGGTGTTTATGAAAATTTTGGCATATAATTTAATATGTTAGATATTATACTTGTTCTTTGGTGTTTCCAGGGATAGTTTGTTGGGGTTTGGGAGTTAGAAGGTTGGCTCCCTCTCAGGTTAGTTTGTAATTTTGTGGCCTAACTTAGCTTTTGTGAAACAAACTTTTTTAGCTTATAGAAAAATGTAATGCAAAACAGATTTTAGACAATACCATGGCAGGACTGTGATCAAACAGAGCTCTAAATGCTGCAAATCCAACAAGATAGCCAGTAAACATTGTAACAATAACATGCAAACCTGGAAAAAAATCaagaaacaaaatcaaataaaaaattgagaGGGGAAAAACATCTCCTACCAGAGGCAATGCAACCGCTTCTCTATGACAACGGAGAAACTACAACCGGTGGCAAGTCGCACACCTAGAAACTAGAGAGGGGGAAAACTCTGTATATATTGGTAATATGAATTCAGTTTATTTACTTTGTCATAATAGAAAATATTAAAGGGACTATGTCTTCAGTTATATCAATACTCACAATCAATGAGGAAAGTGTATCAATATCATCATAACGGTAAGCTTATTAAGTTATCCAGCGAAAGGTATAACTATCAAAAGTGAACTAAAAAAGCAAAATTGCAGCATTGAATTTAAATGATATTCAAGTGTTTGAGCATCCTGCTCCTACATATAACATAACAAGAACTGTAAATCAGTTATTGCACAAAGATAACTAACATAATCCAACAGTACCACCAATATGCTAACATAAAGTAAAATGTTTACAGTCTACTTTCCAATGCCAGGCATGAAGTGTCGTATCCTCAATGCATGAAGATGGTCATCAAGGATGAAATGCAATAAAACGCAATGACCCCTTGTCACATCCAATTCCACATAcatgttttattttctttctatttcattacaaatatcacgttttcaTGTTAAGTTCAATTAAGAACTTCGTATGAACAAATAAACTCCATTACCATGAAAATACCCAATAAAACAAAACAGTTGACAacatttgaattaaaattttgcAGCCGCACTAATACTAATAACTgttgaaaacaaaccaaaaaaaaatctgTGACCAAACTGCATTACAATGTATGACACATTTGGTTTCGCAACGAAGTAAGGTACTAAAAAATAAGGTCATTGAGCAAAACAAGCTACTCAATCCAGCAATGTCTAAGCTCAACCAGTAACTTGCTCAATTTGGAGCAAGATCTTGTCCGCATCATTATGACTCTCGTATGACTCGATAACGAAATCCAATATCTAAATTATTAATGTTGATGTTTTAGAGCTTTAGATAAAGGagggaaaagaagaagaaaaattgaatCGTTTTTATGGTTTAATGTGATTTGATACAAAAGACTAAGTTATTCTAGAATAAGAGCAAGATATGATACGATACTTTTCATATCATCTAACTCGTATAGTTTTCTTTTGCAGCCATTAAAGGCATTTCAATACTAGTGTGATTTCAGCTTCAGAGAAGATTCATACTATAATTGAAGAGGTCGGTTATCTGTCCGTGCAATCTCTCGATCTCATGAAATTTATGGCTATAATGATCTTTTTCCAATTTGTTTCTTTAAAAGTGTATTAAGTTAGTGGTGGTGACTTGTTTGATATTACTTTACATCACAAACTACGGTTGACATATTTTCCTGTGTTTGATAACACACAGTTAGGAGTCGAAATCTTTATTCCCACTTCATATCTCTTCCACTGGCCATACTTCCCTAGTTAGTTTCTAAACTAATCAATTTGCAAAACACGATTTTGGGAAATGACGATTCTTGCATAGATGAGAATCTTGACACTGACTCCAATGAGGCTGAGGATACTACTTATAACAAAGGGGATCAACGGTCAAAAGAAATTACTGATGTTGCAGTTGAACTTAAAGTTGATGATGACAGTAAATCAGTTAATCTTAATAATACTAGCATACCACTAGTCGGCTATGCACCTAAAGCATCCAAGGCTTCCACTTCATCTAGTATTTTTAAATGCGTAAAAGATTGTGAAATGATCTCCATCATGTAATCAACCCAGCAGCCGCACTAATACTAATAACTATTGAAAACATGCAAAAAATCTTCTGTCCAAACTGCATTACAATGTGTTGCATACTTGGTTCAGCAAATAAAATGAGTAAGGTACTAAAAAATAAGGTTATTGAGTAAAACAAGCTACTCAATCCAGCAATGTCCAAGCTCAATGAGTAACTTCACAAACCAAAGCTTCAAAGATACTCAAATGACTCACATTTTTTTTAGTGATAAGTCAAGCAGGCTACTAATGAAAGAACCTTTTTCATTTTACCAATAACTAACTACACATAAAACTTGATTGATATGCTAAATGCTTATTCATAGTAGATAGAAAAAGTGAAGAAGAATTTACCAAATCCTAATtgatctttgtaagaagagaaaGGCTCCTGAACATCTTCCTTTGGTGCAATATCCTTAACAAGCTCCTTATATGCTTTCCTCTCAGCTAAATCTTCCAACTTTTTTAACCTCGCTTTCAATTCTTCACTCTTCAtaccaaatcatcaacataaaaaaGTTTAATTATATCCTAAGATCAATTTTTGAAAtcggaaaaataaaacaaaataagaaaattaatttcCGAATATGAGAATTATGAAAAACAAAAAGGGCGATGAAATTAGGGTTTGACCTTTTCTCTGGGTTTAGGGCTTGAGAAGACAAAGGCGGTACCGGATAGGAGTGGGGTCAATTCGGGTCTGGTAGATGGATCAGAGGCGATCCAGACAGCGCGAAGTGGCTCGTACGGTATTTGGGATTGGAGGAGGAGATCGGAGGAAGTTTGTCGGTGTTGAGAGGAGAGAGTGTGGTCGTTGGAGGCTCCGGAAAGGAAAACCCGAATGGAATTGGTGGTGGATAGGACCAACCCGACCCGGTTGGAGGTGTTTTCAGCAGGCATTAGTGGTTTCTCTGTAAGTGATGATGATGAGACGCAGCGGTTTTTGCTACTGATAGATTCAAAGCAGCGGATTTGTGTGAAAAATCGCAGAGAAATTAAAAGCGTTTGATCCAAACACGGAAATGGAGATGTGTTTTGAAAATCTGCAAGTGATGACGATGATGAAACGCAGCGGTTCTGCTAGTATAGATGATGTATtagattaaaatttatatttaattatgagAAATGATAAGCTTACATTGTTTTGTTACACCACACCTTATTTTCATACATAATATGTACaatacttatttttttaataatttattttgttttgaattttgtgcAACAAACTTTTGCTTTGTTAAAATTCTGGGTGTAATATACGGTGTATGAAAGTAAATTGTAAGAATAGCATAGCTCTTTAATTATTAGGATTGAATGCCAATCTAACTCCATTTAAATCTTTAAGCCTTGTACCTCTATTTAAACCTTAAACCTTATTATCCggtttagttttaattattattggaaTATTCAacttttttactattattttttttaaatattaatcctataaaattattttccattattaatcaatattttgttaatttagacaaaaaaaattaaattacttagatgacaatgtaaaacttacattttcattaaaaatataatttatacttaaaataaaaaataaaatatttcatgTTTATAAAAGATGCAGCATATTGAGTAAAACATGATgtctctaaaaatattttatagttaGACTACTAAAAGACCCGTGCGGAAATTTTATAGTTAGACTACTAaaggacccgtgcgtccgcacgggtcatGCAAAatcgatataaataataaataaatatataacgatggttaataaatatatatgaatgatatgcaaattaaaaagaaaaaaacatttgaaattataattgtcatataaatattaatttaatctagttaaaaaaatatatactttagtggaaaaaataaatgaaataattaagcagTCATATATCCGTGCGTTTGTACGCATCATACAATATCGTTATAAATCTACCGTGAGTAGTTTAtctacccgtgcattcgcacgggtcacacaaaatcaatataaataataaataaatatataatgatgattaataaatatatatataaaagatacgcaaattaaaaagaaaaaatatttgaaattataattgttatgtaaatattaatttaatctaattagaaatatatatactttagtagaaaaataaataaaataattaagtagtcatttacccgtgcgttcgcacgcatCATACGAGATCGTTATAAATCTACCATGAGTAGTCATCTATCCTTGCGTTCGCACGGATTGCACAatgttataaatattaaataaatataatatatgtgattatacttatttgatttgctaacaggtaccaaacttttttgtccaaattttgtttattgtcactcatacacctatcttattataagcatttgaaatctttttcacttattttaaataaaaatttcaatatatttaatagatatattttttcaaaaatatagttatagattaatatatacatataaaaaataaaggaaataattaagtagttaTCTATCAGtactaaataaatataatatagtgatggttaaaaatataaataaaatatatacagatTAAGTAGCTTTGACTCatcgaaaaaaatatattttagtagaaaaaagaaaacagttaagaaatcatttacccgtgcattcgcacggttCGTACAATgtcgttataaatagtaaatcaatataatatagtgatggttaaaaatgtatataaaatgcaaaaagaataccaaatttttatttttataagaaattatgtattcatccatcataattgtttcatgttaaatgtaattttataagtagtttcggcccgtaaaaaaaatatgtttttcataagaaatttatgtatttatcaatcataattgtatgatgattttttataaaaaaaaaacaaatatcagTAGCAATCATAATCTCATAGTGACTATATATAataagggaaatgctaacaagtgctccaggggcactctttaatagctttaaaaagtaagtttttcttggaaatatgcgtaattaatgcatcgaaaattgaaatggtgaacttttgaaagaatattttctatatttagaatgcttaaagagtgcccctggggcactcgttagcatgacccaaaaattatatataatggaaaaaaataaagattataagttttaaaaaatttcataaaagaatgCATTAATTTTGTAACTTCTATAAAAATATTATCATTAATTTATTGTGATTGTTATTTTAGTTCCTTCCCATATTCCATATTCAATTTAACTTAGGTTTTAAAGTTCGTCCCACCAAAATCCACCGCCCGCCAAAACTTGTCTCGCCTATTCGTTCAGTTCGTTTTGACTTAAAGTTTGTCCTGCGCCAACTCGCCATCTTGAATGTgtattttaacaaaaaatattatatacgAAACATATTTCATATACGATTTTATGAGCTATTAACAAACCATCATAATAATTTCATTAAATTTTAATAAGAATCTAAAGGGATATGAATGTTTAttttacaaaagaaaatattatatttcAAATATATTTCATACATGAATCTATGTACTATTAAAAAACTACTGACAAAATCACCTTCACTTCTTCGATACAATCTTAAATTATCCTTAATAGATATTATAAATTAATGTTTGTCCATTTATTTTTGTGATGATAAaacttatttttgttatattgactaaatcatcttcacttctttgttacaattttttttttgttatattgtCATTTTGTTTGAAAGTTGTTATGTTATATTGtcatttttttatgataaaaactaATTAGTTATGATAAAACTTATTTTgtttattcattattttattcGTTAGAAGAAGTATTTGGGACTGTaattaaatatgagtattattatttaaataatagagGTATTTCAAAGGTCTATTTTTGTCTTCCGCTAAAAAAAGTTTGTCCAAAATAGTCTTGTGAATTTCGTGTATTCACCTCTTATTATTGTCGATGATTTTTTTACCAAAAACAAatgtttgtaatatttttttagtttaactgataatattttatcataaaaacattactatagttttttgataaattaaaattttgatataatttattattgtCATTCAATTATTGTTTTCCCATTTTTTATTGTCATGCAATTAATTTAATCTTTAACTAATTTAATCTTTAACGTAAAATGACATTTAAAGATACTAAATAAGGCTATTAAACTATTATAATTAAGTTAATTACATAAATTTGGATACtactttattattaaaaaaattgattaattgagaGATTGAAACATTTATGATTAATTGAGAGAATGAAACAATTGATACATGTGCATCCCAGAACACTATATAGGAATAGACAATATATATCCTGATATTATATCTACACAATCATCCCAGAAAAAGCTAAACTGCCAAAAATTCTTAACTTTATTTCCTTTCTTTCAAAAAGATAGTCAAGACTTGTGATACCAAAGTATAATATAATCTGGACCAACACATGAAACACTTGAAGCAATGAGACCAACACATGAAATACTTCAAGCAAGACCAATAGTTTGTTGCTTTGCCAACTCAGTGTCGTATATACATTTTGCTAGAAGCACTGAGAAAAATAATGCACCAGTAAATTACTTAAGGACTCATAAAGGTGAACAAAGATCATTATAAACATAAGACAAAAAGGCCCTAACCTAGAGGATATCTCAACTTATCATGTTAGGTTGAATTCCAGCTTCTTTTCCAATAATACTCAGTACCACTCTATCATTTTAAGAAACAACACATGTGTTTTTCGGACTTGTATCATTGTAATCAAAAGTATTGAGAaagtttttaaattttaacatatttgaaaaataaaacctttatttttaatCACTTAATTATTATATAACAATTTATACATTATTCTATTTTGTCTACATAAAACAACATTCTATCAACACACAAAAGTATAAATATATAAGCAcaacaaaagagaaaaagagtGTCAAAGTGCTATAAATCAAATTATCTTTTGATTGCCTATAACATTATTTGAAACTCTATTGTACTCCACATAGAAATTAGTAAAGAGTTTTGAAATCAATACATCACATCAATATTTCTTAAGTTTAtagtgttgtgaattcaatgccaagaacaaagtataaaacaaggaagaataaaggacaaggaagaagaggaacacaagaattagttataactgctattctttcactttctcttaaaacaagattacaagtttacaagaataacaaataacctctctcaccctaaattaggatttgcagcttagcagtgatgagagactagtatgctatttataataaaacctaacatactaactaatgggctttttcagcaaggcccattacacaagccaacttaataaacaatctaacttaacaaattagggtttaaacactaaaacctaatttaacatgctaacaaccctagcatcttcgacatctgcatgctagacccatcttcgactacagcatgcacacttcgacaccagcatgtgaacaatccttcgacttcatgcttaactctgtcgaactgtcgaaccaaaaagctacccttcgacaatactagagttcgatccaatatctcacaaatctccaccttggacctaactctacgacgtcaaggaacaaactagctttcttcatgcagctttatcaactgcatacagtggaaaaacttgcaactcgacaatgtcttggtgatcatatcagcagcattgtcttcagtcgaaaccttcagcacttggacttctccatgctcgattactcctctgacgaaatgcagcctcacatcaatgtgtttagttcgctcatgataggctgaattcttcgacaggtgtattgcactttgactatcactcgaccttgaagtttcagctccttcgcaaaaccttcaagccacaatgcttctttcacagcttcagttagggcaatatactccgcttcagtggttgatagagcaacaaccttctgaagtgttgctttccaactaattgcagtgccaaacatagtgaaaacatatccagaaatagattttctggaatccatacaacctgcataatcagagtcgacatatccttctattactgctttactatcttcacccaaggctccaccataaattaggactctattcagagacccatttatgtaccttaaaatccgcttcaatgcttgccagtgagcctttccaggattcgccatgtacctgcttacaagactgactgcgtaagctatgtcgggtctagtacaaaccatagcatacatcaaagaaccaactatattagcatacggaatgctattcatataggctctttcgacatcagtactgggacactgatcaatactcagcttgaattgagggtttgttggagtcacaactggcttcgaattcgacataccaaacttttcaagaatcttccgtagatatgccttttgagataagcataacttcgacttctttctatctcttcgaatgtcaattccaagaatcctggaagcagctcccagatccttcatatcgaactccttattgagttcagccttcaccctcgtcacatcttcaacattgttgcttgctatgagaatatcatccacaaaaagcaacaaaataacaaatgaattaccagatcgaaatctgaagtaaacgcagtggtcgaactgacttctaatgaaacttatgcgtgccatgaacttgtcgaatctcctattccactgtcgaggagattgtttcagcccatataaagatctctttaacttgcacacataatcttccttccctttttcgacatacccttcaggttgcctcatcaggttcgtttcatctaaatccccatacaagaacgcagtcttcacatccatctgttccagttcaagatcaaactgtgccaccatggcaagcaacattcgaatggacctatgcttcacaacaggagaaaacacatcattgaagtcgacaccttctttctgagtgaaacccctttcAATGTATATATGTAAAACTTTATCCAAAATATTCAAACATACATAAAATGAGGAACCATACACAATAAGATCATCCATaagaatttcaat carries:
- the LOC131622737 gene encoding uncharacterized protein LOC131622737, which translates into the protein MPAENTSNRVGLVLSTTNSIRVFLSGASNDHTLSSQHRQTSSDLLLQSQIPYEPLRAVWIASDPSTRPELTPLLSGTAFVFSSPKPREKSEELKARLKKLEDLAERKAYKELVKDIAPKEDVQEPFSSYKDQLGFGLHVIVTMFTGYLVGFAAFRALFDHSPAMNAAGGILGLVGAMLVETFLFIIRSSNPDGNKTGKPNQKSRSSFSTSSLKKNL